The Pyrus communis chromosome 5, drPyrComm1.1, whole genome shotgun sequence region ATAAATTGTTAATAAGCTAAAATGTATCCGAAATATCAAAAGCTTGtgtattgaattgaattgatgaatttgtgTTGTCAAATAGTCAATCATTCGACGAATGATTGAAGCTTTGTTAATAGTTATGGTTTCAAATTCAAGAGAACATAGTTATGGTGCAGTCTGAAATCTGAATTCTGAAGccataatattattaattaaattgtgTATTTTCAAGCTAGATGATGTGAAAAATCATTTTACTACCAATGAAGCTTCCTACTTCCTGCTTAAAACTGTTAAATTTCTGAaacatgttaagttaaattatatttgttattgaaaCAAACTGCGATttggaaacaataaaatgtaagaggaCATAGAGGCACCAACCTTTGAAAGCTTGTTTCTGATCTGATGATGCAGGCAGATGAAGAAAGACAAGCAATTCTTCATGGAGAAGTTGCCATGTGGCATATCGAGGATGAAACGTAACAATTCTGTTGAAAAATTGCGAGGGCCAAAGGAAATTGGGGGGATCATCAACAAACCAGTCACCAAAAAACGCAGTAAAAGCTCCCATGTAAGATATGATGAAATGATACCAGGAAGCCCAGAGGAAGAACTCTCTCCTAAAAGTAAGAAATCTAATCACAGCTCGTATGATCTGGGACTCGGAGTTCCAAGTTCATGGATTAAATTTACAATCAAAAGAGATTTTCACTATATTATCACACATAACTCCACATTTCTTATGGTCGGTACCAAATGCAAGAACTTGACTAAGAGTGCACTTTGTTTCAGAATCTCCAAGTCCTCGTACGAGCAGTTTTGGAAAAGAACAAGATGGTCGTGGACACTCAAGGTCTAGCTATAGGCAATCTACATCATCAAGTGATCTGCAGCTAGCAAGTAGAATGTCAAGTTCAACTCTGGGGAATACTGACCTATTTAATCCTGGTTTTGCCCGTAATTATGGTGAGGAAGAAAGCGCGACAAATGCTGAAAGAGGGAAAGCAGGAGAGCAGTCCTCATTTCCAATTCCAGAGATTCAAGCAAGGGATCAAAAGGAAATACATAATGGTGGGAGTCCCGATGAACAGAAACGGCGTAGCTACAAGGACGATTGGATAGGAGAATGTCGAATAGATGAAGAATTCAATAATTCAGTATGCACAGTTTGCAAGAATAAACGCCCAACGATTGGATGGAAGAGAGACTTTACCTATGCAGATCTCGTAGCTGCTACGGACGGATTTTCCGACAAGAACTACTTGTCTGAAGGTGGATTTGGTTCCGTCTACAGAGGAGAACTTAATGGGCTGAAGATTGCTGTTAAGCAACATAAGAATGCAAGCTGCCAGGGAGAAAAAGAATTTGAGTCTGAAGTTCATGTACTCAGCAAGGCAAGACATGAGAATTTGGTAATGCTGTTAGGATCATGCTCACAAGGAAGCAAGAGGCTGCTTGTTTACGAATATGTTTGCAATGGTTCATTGGATAAACATCTATCGAGTAAGTTGTGAACAAGCCTAGAAGAACCCGTAatttggaaaaatcaagtgtTTTCCTTAATATTTCAGGATTGAGAGGTCTAACCCCTAAACGCTGCATAACATTTTTTCTAAAATCATGCAGAACACAAGCAAAGACCTCTCAGTTGGGATAAGAAGATAAAAATTGCTACTGGAGCTGCAAAAGGCCTACTATACCTACATCAAAACAACATCATCCACAGAGATGTGAGACCGAACAACATCCTCGTGACACACGATTATGAATCTCTGGTAAGTTTATTAAACCCAATGTGTCTGCTATTATTATCAGCTTTATGATCCTATAACATCACTGTTATTATGTGACTCGAATCCAATAACTGAAACATCAAGCGTTCTTCTTGCCACAGTTACTAGACTGGATAACCAATTTTTCAATACTCTTAAGTTAAACCTCATGGTTTAACCATAGTAACCACATTCATGCTTCATCTAACATGTTCTATGCCTCAGCTAGGAGATTTTGGTCTTGCAAGAACTCAACACGAAGACTCTGATCGATCATCAGATACAACGAGAGTTGTCGGAACTCTGGGATATTTGGCCCCAGAATATGCGGAAAATGGGAAAGTGTCAACTAAGACAGATGTTTATGCTTTCGGGGTCATTCTATTACAGCTTATCACAGGACTGAGGCCTACTGACAAGACGCTTGAAGGAAAAAGTCTTGTGGGATGGGTAAGAGCTTCCATACCATAAATAAATCTAAAAATATACTCCCCACTGTTCATGACTTGTTACAAGGAAACATTAATTACTAATGACAAACAGATTACTAAGAAAAGGAGCAGCCTTCTAGTATTTCACTTCACATTCCATTCATTATTTTGAACTAACAATTCTGTAATTTTCGTGCCAGGCAAGACCACTGTTAAAAGAAAGGAACTACCCAGATTTAATCGATCAGAAAAATGCAGATTGCCATGATGTTCACCAGCTCTATTGGATGGTTCGGGTAGCCGAAAAATGTCTCAGCAGGGATCCACACAAGAGATTAACTATGGATAGTGTAAGTCCACCTGATAGTAGACTGATAATTTCTATATGTCTGCATAATCTAGTCCTTCAACACAACAACTGGAACATAAAGTTTCAAACTAGCAATAGCGGATCTAGGAATTTTTTACCGGGTGGActagcttaaaattttaaatctttataaataaagaaacttgATACCTTATTTTTCATAGTATTAGCTAGCTTAAAAAATTCACAAGGTGAGccaaaaaaatttgtaattaaacaaatacgtgttaaaattaaacaattccaaacttgtacatgtacaagaaGCGATGAGAAAAATAATGTAAGGAAAAGAGATGGTTTGCAAactgtattatataattttatatagttAAACCTAGAGAATTCGAATTAGTGACTAAATATTTGGTGGACTACATTCGGAGATCAATCaaaattacatgtaaaattttatttttcaccgcAAGCTACCTAGGCTACAACCCAGGGCAGCCCTTAACTTGGCTCCACCAGTGCAAATTAGGACACAGGTTGGATACCTGTAGAAGAATAAGGATAAGTATCAAATAATGGATACCAAGAATATAGTTAGTTTTATGTGTCTGAATAACATTTTgtacaacaaaataaataagaaagtaCTAACCCATCAATTAATATCCAAAATCTGGGGCATTTCTGTTTGTCATTATGGTCTCGTTTGGTATGTAAGtttggattggaatggatatatCACTAACTTAAGGTACGTATAGAAATATTATTCCTTAAACAAAGGGATGACTTAACCCATACGTGGTAGGAATCTAAAATATAGTTACAATTGAGTTGACCTATTGTACAAGGAAACATAAATTAAGGAGAAGGATCCGTAGATGATGATTCTTCTAACAATACGTTTGAAGGAAGAATGAAGCAGATGACACTTTATTGGAGTGGCGGAAAATAATAATGCTTATGCACCCTCTCCACtaacatttaaaaatttaaCTCACTAATGCTATCATTTGtctaaaaataaatgaaaatgtgaaaaattatGTCCAACTAAAAGGTATCAAATGGATTACTCATGAATAAAACTTATCCATTACCTAAAATGGTAGGATTAGAAGAGACGACTTACTTATGTCTAATCCTCTTCTAATCCgtccaaataaaaaaatcattcactTCTACATTTAGTATGCTTTGAAATTTAGTGGTTATCTATTCCAATCCAGTCCTAGAGACCGAACGAGACTTGTAGTACTCTAATTTGCTCATCAATCATATCAATTGTACACATTATTTGTAACTTTTTATAGGAAGCTACCTGGGGCAAAAGAAAACTGATGGGTTTGGCTTGTGTTTCTGATACGATGGCAGGTGGTGAATGCTTTGAATTACTTGAATGATGCTAACCCAGTTAGTAGCATTGGAGACTTTTCACCAGCACAATCTGAGCCAGCTGGAAGCATTCCAGGATCTGCTGAATCGCATGCTACTGATTATATTAGCATAGAAATTACTCCTACCATAGACTACATGCAACATCCCACGTCTACTATTTCTTCAGAAACAGAAGGGTCTAGCTCTTTCACTGTCTCTGAGAATTCCCCCTCGGGTACTAGTTCTGAGTACTGAAGACAAGAGAGACAATTCTCGGAATAATAATAATGGTGAGTACTCTTCCCCagaaatgatttccgcacacACGTCGTTTCTCATTATCTCGTAATTATCTTTTATGTAATTAAGATATTTCAGTGTGCATGTGGAGAAAACAAGGGTGCGGAAACGTTCCACatctttttgaactttttattttgtaaacaaGAGTGGTGGAGTACTTTTAAGGGTGAGATTACCAATCTCCACATGAGGAAAGTTAATCGAACTTTTTGGATTGTACGTACTGTGGTGGTACCTCTTCTCTTCAAAGGCCCGAACGTTCTAATTTTGTATGACTATATTAAGTTTGACATTTGGATATCCATATCTATTTTTCCATGACATTTGTTATTTTTTAGTTCAAACCATATATAACTTTTTATCCGAAATAGTCCATGAGATTGGTATAAGCTTTTACTTTGATtcctgaaatttgaaattgatagaagtggtttctgagtttgtccaccatcaattgttttggttcttccataaaaaatctttgttaaataaaaaccaaagtgacaaaataccctcaatttagtAAATAATGGGCCAAAATGATAtaacaaaaattgagggtatttttgttattttatccttatttaacggagatttttcatggaatgaccaaaatgattgatgtggGACAAACTCAGAAACCagttctatcgattttaaatttaGAGACCAAAGTGAAGAGTTTAACCAATTTTAAAGACtatttggctaaaaagccattTTCTTTTGATAGAGTTACAGTCATATATAGAAACAAAATGGAGAATTAATTTTGGGGAGTGATTACATCTCTATCATCTTTTTACacatctttattttatttttatcgtcAAATTGGGTTTCGTTCACATGGATGTtattgatgaaattgaggttctaccataaaatcaattggcaatatggggagtagcccaagatcatataagcacatagcaaaccttgtcttTTACCAATATgagacaactctcaacacgcccccacACGTGTGACGGATTTTCAACCCTACACGTGAACAACAATTGGGTGACGTGAAGTGTGTGtggccgttgggcttcacacgtggacaaccttgctctgataccatgatgaaactgaagttccaccataaaaccaattggtaatatggggagtagcccaaaaTCATAtgagcacatagcaaaccttgttcTTCATCAATGTGAGACAACAGTTACAATGGCAAAATTTAAAGGctcaatttataattttttttttttttcaaatttcagtttttactttttgtgtTGAAAATAAAATGGCATTATATGGGAAAAGAGCGATGAAGAAGAGTTATGGAAAAGGAGATAAAATAAGGATGAATGAATaaaagcaaaattttgaaaatggaaCCAACCtaaattatttcatttttaattttcagtttttacatTTTGTGTTGGAGATAAGATGACACTATATGAAGAAAAATAGTGATAAAGAAGGGTTATGGGAGAGGGGAGAAAATAAGGATAAATGAATgaaagaaattttgaaaataaaaccaagttaaaatttttgttcGTCTTTTCTTGTACATTTTTTCTACCTATCTCCCACAACCATTTTTCAtcgattatttttcaaatctccTTTTTCCTATATAGTTCTCGAATTAGTTTTATAATGAAATCTTAACTTTTTTCACATTAGAGCCATTTTCCCCTATATAGTTCCTGAATTGGTTTTATAATGAAACCTTGACTTTCTTCTAGTGTTTTAAAAGACGAGTTTCGAGGAGCGCCTAGGTGGCCTTGAAGGCAAGGCTTCAGCAATTTCGCCTCTGTTTTATGGGAGTGGGTGGAAACTCGCCTAGGCTTCGTCAGGGCGTGCCTGAGGCGTTGACTTGGCACTCCTATGATCCAAAATCATGCTTGAAATCTGAAATTGTCTGGAAACCTCTGTGCTTTGTAACTTTGTTGCAATGGCGTCTTCACGAAGAAGATGACCGCacgaggaagaagaaaggttttttatttttaataaggCCCAAAACAACATCGTTTTGAccaagtttaattttttattttatttttataatcactGCAACCTCTCTGCCGATCCTCTGCTATTTTCACCACCAAATATCCCATTTTCTCTATATATTTCATCAACCAATACCCGATTCTCTCTGCTATATTTCACCCCATCCCCAATTCCTCAAACCCTAAATTCTCAATCCCAAtcctatatttaaattttacttcaatctcatacctcaatttgtttcaaaattctccaaaccaccacaatttgtttaaaaattcaagttttttaGTATTCTAATCTCAATTTGGCTTTTGATTAAttgttttacaaagtattataatatatattaaattatttaggTCCCGTGAGACAACCTCAAGCCTAGGTGAGGCTATCCATGAAATGCCTTGCCTCCGCCTTTTAATACATTGCTTTCTTCACGTCAGAGGTCTCAGTCTACCGCACATCTCCTTTTGATCCACCCAAACTAACAATTGAAGTCAATAAAACTATCGTTTGCCAAATTTTATCAACGAGGGGAAAAAGAATAGAGAGCAAGGGAAGAAGGGAAAGCGTAGACAGTAATCAGTATGGACCAATTCAAatgcaaataaattaaaacaaactaaGCAGGGTCCATCGTATGAGAACGGTTCCATGTTCGAAAATGCATAGTTATTCTGCAATCATAGCAAAAGCCTGCAAGCAAATTGTACCTCATATGGTTCTCTTTAGGCATACATGCATGCACTGCAAGGTTTGAAAAGAAACCGAAAAccacaaacaaaaacataacCACGACTCATGAAAAACACATCCTGCAAGTCTCGGTTGCAAGTGACCTTTTCTCAGACGAGGACTCACTTCCCCCACAGTAAACAAGTCATCTTCGGCGACAAAAGTTTCAGGTTCATACAATTGACAGAGCGGTTTCTTAAGGATGCTGAGCAGACATTTGACAGACGGGAAGCATAGTGTTCCATGGACATGAACTAAAACCCAACCCTTGATTTGATGTAGGACTACCAGAAGCCAGGTGCTTGCATTCCGCTGCCAAATCATCTCCCAGCAGTGATGCAATACTTTCATGCACGCCGTTACCAAACCATTCTGAAGCAAGTATAGCATCAGGACGAGTATAATCCAACTGAAGTGCGGTTTCTCTTTCTGTATCTGGGGTCCAAGCTTGGTCTACCAGTTCTGAATTCACATTGCACCCTGGCAGAATAGTCAAACAACATAAGTCATAAGAACAGGCAGGACAGGACATATTCTGCACATAGATATGGACTTATCCAACTGCTAATACAAAAAATGATGCTATAGGAATATAAGAATCAATTTACAATGTTACTATCAACCTCATTCGTCTCCAGGTCTCATAGATTAAGATACTCACCAGTAAAGGTCTCAGTAGGCAGCGGTTCATCTAATGAACTTCCACTGGCACTGATAGGTGTACACTCACTGAACAGCGAAGTAGCAGAATGACCCACTGGAGAAATCGGATCTCGATATTCTTCCCATTCTGTCTCGCAAATGTTCAAATTGGAACTTTCAGCTACATCGCCAGGAGTAACACTGGATGAATTTGAACTCTTCTCAGATGAATGATTATTCGCACTACCGAGAGTCTTTGCCTCATGGAGTAAAGCATCTAGCAGGCCGCTATTACGTGGTGAAGTGCAATCAGACTCAAATGTACCAACCGGTGGGGGCGATTGGATAAAAGCATCAACTGATTCAAGTAAGGGGGGTGGAGGAGAAGTGCTCCAGCTACCTAAATCAGTTTCTGGATATTGGAGTGAAGGGAGCTCCAGCTTCACAGCCCCGGTTGTGGGCTTAGAAGCCGAAGAATTGCCATTTGAAAGGGAATGGCTACCCTGAATTACACCAAAAGACAGTGGAATGGTAGGATCAGGATCATgaggaaaaggcaacccgactGTTCGAGCAACTTTTTCACAAGTATCATTTGGGAATTGATCAAACTGGGGGAAACCATTTTTGAAACTACCACCAGAAGTAGAGAATAAAGCTGTTGATTCTCGAAGACGCTTTTGGCTATGCATTGTTGGTGCCATAAAACCACAATATGGAGAAGAACCAAGGCCTTTCATCAGCATTCCACCAGAAGAAATATCAGGAAGTTCAGGAACATAAGGTAAGACACAGTTGTTTCCTTGTAAACTGTCGAATACAACATCAGGTATCTCAAAACTGTTAGTTTGCATAGAATCATTATGGGCTCTGTCCGCACCATTAATTCCACCACTGGACTGGCCTTGTTGACTCTCCTGCAATGCTTGCAAACACACCTCAGGAGGATAAAGTGGTAAGCCAGCCCTCTGGCGCCTCTTAATTCTGGTATTCCAGTAGTTTTTTATCTCATTATCCGTACGTCCAGGCAACTAAGGAGTGCAGAAAAGACAGTTAATCATTTCCaataaacaaaggaaaacaCTTTGAGAAGAATACTACGAAAATTAAGATTCTAATCAAGCTGACAATAattgataatttattttattttcaatttgaaaCTAGTAAGAGAAAAAACCATTGAAGGAAcccaatataaaaaaaaaatagtaaaaagaaGTACCAGTCTGTGAAGAACATTTAGGTGAGATATGTTAATATGGTGCATCTGCTACAACATGCATTTTGTGCAAGAATGAACTTTATCTTCTTATAATAATCTCCTAACATACACACTTTAATGATCTCCATTTTTTTATCTAAACAACAATACCTTAtataatgaaattatattttaccccTTTAGGGATGCAAAATATCTTAGGATTAATACGTGTCTTCATCTAGCCAAAGTATCGTGTAAGATTGTACATTCTGTTACTGCATTCGGTCAAGATTTTAGTTTCCATAAAATTCGCAAAACATAGACTATAAAATCTAGGAAGGATATTTAACATATGTATCACCCTAAAAACTTTTCTCTGATCTCTCAAATGCTCAACACACAATAAATCTGATAGATATCACGTCCAGGTTCTCATTCACATCCATCTAAGAAGTTGTGGAGGAACAAAAGCTACAAGATTTCAATACGGTTTTAACCAATTGAGAATCAATGTTACTTAGAAGTTGTATCAAACTAGGGTATTGTTACTGTTATCTTTTACGATTTTACTCTCTTTTAAATTAAGGGAACACTTTGGATCACTGTGTAGCGTTATCTTTTaggattttattaatttgatctTAATAGATAAATCATAATAGGCACAAGTTCTTTACTTGTGGTAGTGCAAAACATGTGCAGCAGTCaacaagttttaattttgtgttctAGAAGCTGAACATATATAATGACAACACTGGTAAGTAATTAGGAAGTCTGAAGGAAAGGATAAAGGATAATTGGAGAAACTATCAATGTTTGTTTCATGCAAAAGAAGCATCCTACTACACAAAACCAAAAGTTGCAGCTAAAGCTTTGAAAGAAAATCCCAAAAGAATGAACCACATAAAATTTAAGTTTGAGGCAATACAAGGAAATAGAGCTTCGTATGAACCATATAGAAACAGACAAAGATAAACCATGTACTTACGTGTGCTGCCATGCGTGCCCATTTGTTCCCCATCTTGGCATGGAGTTCAACAATCAGACGTTCTTCATCAGGGGTAAATGCCCCTTTCTTCAGGTTCGGCCTTAGGTGATTTGCCCATCGCAGTCTGCAGCTTTTGCCACAACGGAACAGGCCCGAGTGCTTCTGAACAGCATTCCAGTTTCCTTCCCCATGCCTATTAACATACTCCACCAAAATTGTGTCTTCTGCCGAGGTCCATGGCCCTTTCTTTAGAACAATTCCACCATTTCCACTCCCTCCATTACTCTCATCCATCAACGGAGAATCAATCTGATCCTTGTACAGCACTCCATCTTCACTGTCATTTGTTGTCCGACTCATCTCTTGATTTGTGATCAAAACTCCTACCAAGAGCCA contains the following coding sequences:
- the LOC137734163 gene encoding transcription factor GAMYB-like, whose translation is MSRTTNDSEDGVLYKDQIDSPLMDESNGGSGNGGIVLKKGPWTSAEDTILVEYVNRHGEGNWNAVQKHSGLFRCGKSCRLRWANHLRPNLKKGAFTPDEERLIVELHAKMGNKWARMAAHLPGRTDNEIKNYWNTRIKRRQRAGLPLYPPEVCLQALQESQQGQSSGGINGADRAHNDSMQTNSFEIPDVVFDSLQGNNCVLPYVPELPDISSGGMLMKGLGSSPYCGFMAPTMHSQKRLRESTALFSTSGGSFKNGFPQFDQFPNDTCEKVARTVGLPFPHDPDPTIPLSFGVIQGSHSLSNGNSSASKPTTGAVKLELPSLQYPETDLGSWSTSPPPPLLESVDAFIQSPPPVGTFESDCTSPRNSGLLDALLHEAKTLGSANNHSSEKSSNSSSVTPGDVAESSNLNICETEWEEYRDPISPVGHSATSLFSECTPISASGSSLDEPLPTETFTGCNVNSELVDQAWTPDTERETALQLDYTRPDAILASEWFGNGVHESIASLLGDDLAAECKHLASGSPTSNQGLGFSSCPWNTMLPVCQMSAQHP
- the LOC137733563 gene encoding inactive protein kinase SELMODRAFT_444075-like; translation: MAAEVQKVVVIQDASKDIVSSSSIEWVLQSFSLKPGDELVLLLVLHQVNNPSTLAGRLLGYRTKMDSSSFIGTNQKVIEEELVRKTEEYRTKEEITMISRMCKRVKVEFNMKVVGGSSQKIVAAEAAIRLGATWVILDRQMKKDKQFFMEKLPCGISRMKRNNSVEKLRGPKEIGGIINKPVTKKRSKSSHVRYDEMIPGSPEEELSPKSKKSNHSSSFGKEQDGRGHSRSSYRQSTSSSDLQLASRMSSSTLGNTDLFNPGFARNYGEEESATNAERGKAGEQSSFPIPEIQARDQKEIHNGGSPDEQKRRSYKDDWIGECRIDEEFNNSVCTVCKNKRPTIGWKRDFTYADLVAATDGFSDKNYLSEGGFGSVYRGELNGLKIAVKQHKNASCQGEKEFESEVHVLSKARHENLVMLLGSCSQGSKRLLVYEYVCNGSLDKHLSKHKQRPLSWDKKIKIATGAAKGLLYLHQNNIIHRDVRPNNILVTHDYESLLGDFGLARTQHEDSDRSSDTTRVVGTLGYLAPEYAENGKVSTKTDVYAFGVILLQLITGLRPTDKTLEGKSLVGWARPLLKERNYPDLIDQKNADCHDVHQLYWMVRVAEKCLSRDPHKRLTMDSVVNALNYLNDANPVSSIGDFSPAQSEPAGSIPGSAESHATDYISIEITPTIDYMQHPTSTISSETEGSSSFTVSENSPSGTSSEY